Proteins encoded within one genomic window of Amycolatopsis nigrescens CSC17Ta-90:
- a CDS encoding GlxA family transcriptional regulator, with protein MSRIVFLLIPGLHLLDLAGPAQVFSTAGDLGYGYTLTHVAEQEEVPTAQGLGVRAETVWPELDPADLIVVPGWRAPVLGGTGPLTEATAARLRAHHLAGGMVASVCAGADALGRAGLLDGRRCTTHHELQDELAHRYPKATVVRDVLYVVDDRVVTSAGIASGIDLALHLVATRHGPGIAARIARSMVVYARRNGDERQSSAMLRHRSHLSDAVHRIQDVIDARFAERLPLTELSRAAECSERTLTRLFAQATGLTPLRYQQLLRLERAEHLIGQGTAVETAARAVGFEDARMLRRLRARPGAAVA; from the coding sequence GTGAGCCGCATCGTCTTCCTGCTGATCCCGGGGCTGCATCTGCTTGACCTCGCCGGGCCCGCCCAGGTGTTCTCCACCGCCGGGGACCTCGGCTACGGCTACACGCTGACGCATGTCGCGGAACAGGAAGAGGTGCCGACCGCACAGGGGCTCGGGGTCCGCGCGGAGACCGTGTGGCCGGAGCTGGACCCCGCGGACCTGATCGTGGTGCCCGGCTGGCGCGCCCCCGTGCTGGGCGGCACCGGCCCGCTCACCGAGGCCACCGCCGCCCGGCTCCGCGCGCACCACCTGGCCGGCGGCATGGTGGCCAGTGTGTGCGCGGGCGCCGACGCACTGGGCCGGGCCGGACTGCTCGACGGCCGCCGGTGCACCACGCATCACGAGCTCCAGGACGAACTTGCCCACCGCTATCCGAAGGCGACGGTGGTGCGGGACGTGCTGTACGTGGTCGACGACCGGGTGGTGACCTCGGCCGGGATCGCCAGCGGGATCGATCTCGCGCTGCATCTGGTCGCCACCCGGCACGGGCCGGGCATCGCGGCCAGGATCGCCAGGTCGATGGTCGTCTACGCCCGGCGGAACGGGGACGAGCGGCAGTCCAGCGCGATGCTGCGGCACCGCTCGCACCTGTCCGACGCGGTGCACCGGATCCAGGACGTGATCGACGCCCGGTTCGCCGAACGGCTGCCGCTGACCGAGCTGTCCCGCGCCGCGGAGTGCAGCGAACGGACCCTGACCCGGTTGTTCGCCCAGGCCACCGGCCTGACCCCGCTGCGGTACCAGCAGTTGCTCCGGCTGGAACGCGCCGAGCACCTGATCGGCCAGGGCACCGCCGTGGAGACGGCGGCCCGTGCGGTCGGGTTCGAAGACGCCAGGATGCTCCGGCGGCTGCGGGCCCGTCCCGGTGCGGCGGTCGCCTGA
- a CDS encoding PASTA domain-containing protein encodes MIDQFPLPPDSGEQAPPRRTWPWPVGIAAAVLLVLGLVNAGDDRPETASPVWPTLATPPRTMLSTLGTSDTSAAAVGVITAARVAMPNVLGMDQQAAKDALLAAGFQSLRTEDTTGRELEPPAGWVVASQSAEDGTTVAVDTTVTLRLRKAGT; translated from the coding sequence ATGATCGACCAGTTTCCGCTGCCGCCCGACTCCGGGGAGCAGGCGCCCCCGCGGAGAACCTGGCCGTGGCCGGTCGGCATCGCCGCCGCGGTGCTGCTCGTGCTCGGGCTGGTGAACGCCGGCGATGACCGCCCGGAGACCGCGTCTCCGGTGTGGCCGACGCTGGCCACCCCGCCAAGGACGATGCTGTCCACTTTGGGCACGTCGGACACTTCGGCGGCGGCCGTCGGGGTGATCACGGCCGCCAGGGTAGCCATGCCGAACGTGCTCGGGATGGACCAGCAGGCCGCAAAGGACGCCTTGCTGGCAGCGGGTTTCCAGTCGCTGCGCACCGAGGACACGACCGGCCGGGAACTCGAGCCACCGGCAGGCTGGGTGGTAGCTTCGCAGTCGGCCGAAGACGGCACCACCGTCGCCGTGGACACCACGGTCACGCTGCGTCTGCGGAAGGCGGGCACATGA
- a CDS encoding amino acid ABC transporter permease encodes MAEAEPAGAELPIVRLRHWGRWVSAVVILVLLGLLGVALAQAQIDYESVPEFLWYRVMAVGLLNTVLLAVVAQASAIVIGVVVALMRRSANPVARWFAAGYIWLFRGLPVLLQILIWYNLALVFEFISIPLPFTDGYLVHEPTNVLISAFVAALLGLALNESAYMAEIVRAGLNSVDGGQAEAAKSIGMTPATTLRRVVLPQAMRVIIPPTGNDFINMLKGTSMASVIGVTELIHAANNISSHNLLVMETLLAAAIWYMVVVTVAGVGQHYLERAFGAADRAGLAAGPWSRAARALRTAPLVRSRDGL; translated from the coding sequence ATGGCGGAAGCTGAACCCGCCGGGGCGGAGCTGCCCATCGTCCGGCTGCGGCACTGGGGGCGGTGGGTCAGCGCCGTGGTCATCCTGGTGCTGCTCGGACTGCTCGGGGTGGCGCTGGCACAGGCGCAGATCGACTACGAGTCGGTGCCGGAGTTCCTCTGGTACCGGGTGATGGCCGTCGGCCTGCTGAACACCGTGCTGCTGGCGGTGGTCGCGCAGGCGTCGGCGATCGTGATCGGGGTCGTGGTCGCGCTGATGCGACGCTCGGCGAACCCGGTGGCCAGGTGGTTCGCCGCGGGCTACATCTGGCTGTTCCGCGGGCTGCCGGTGCTGTTGCAGATCCTGATCTGGTACAACCTCGCGCTGGTCTTCGAGTTCATCTCGATCCCGCTGCCGTTCACCGACGGCTATCTGGTGCACGAGCCGACCAACGTGCTGATCAGTGCTTTCGTCGCAGCCCTGCTCGGGCTGGCGCTGAACGAAAGCGCCTACATGGCGGAGATCGTGCGGGCCGGGCTGAACAGTGTGGACGGTGGCCAGGCCGAGGCGGCGAAGTCGATCGGGATGACCCCGGCGACCACGCTGCGCCGGGTGGTGCTGCCGCAGGCGATGCGGGTGATCATCCCGCCGACCGGCAACGACTTCATCAACATGCTCAAGGGCACCTCGATGGCCTCGGTCATCGGCGTCACCGAGCTGATCCACGCGGCGAACAACATCTCGTCGCACAACCTGCTGGTGATGGAAACCCTGCTGGCGGCCGCGATCTGGTACATGGTCGTGGTCACCGTGGCCGGGGTCGGCCAGCACTACCTGGAACGCGCGTTCGGTGCGGCGGACCGGGCCGGCCTGGCGGCAGGCCCCTGGTCGCGGGCCGCCAGGGCGTTGCGGACCGCACCCTTGGTGAGGAGTCGGGATGGCCTCTGA
- a CDS encoding NAD(P)H-binding protein, producing MTKYVLTGATGNLGRIAAEDLLARVPVSQLSVVARDPAKARGLAERGVDVRWGDYGRPESLVPAFTGAEVLLFVSGSDLNPGVRPVQHRAVVDAAVAAGVRRIVYTSAIHASASDGLAADHHYTEAAIRASGLDYTFLRNSFYTDFFAGLGLRQARGGEITAAAGEHALNTATIRDFALAASAAMTEDSTATAQNRVYELRGPLWTYPELAAALTAATGKTVRYREVSDRELGPLGTLFPMVRADALATPAPDLESLLGRPATTIGAAVARLAAAR from the coding sequence TTGACGAAGTATGTGCTGACCGGGGCTACCGGAAACCTGGGCCGGATCGCGGCCGAGGATCTGCTGGCGAGGGTGCCGGTTTCGCAGCTCTCGGTGGTGGCCCGCGACCCCGCGAAGGCGCGGGGTCTGGCGGAGCGCGGGGTCGACGTGCGCTGGGGCGACTACGGGCGTCCGGAGTCGCTGGTACCGGCGTTCACCGGGGCGGAGGTGCTGCTGTTCGTCTCGGGGTCGGACCTGAACCCCGGCGTCCGCCCGGTGCAGCACCGGGCCGTGGTGGACGCCGCGGTGGCGGCCGGGGTCCGGCGGATCGTCTACACCAGCGCGATCCACGCTTCGGCGAGTGACGGGCTGGCCGCCGACCACCACTACACCGAGGCCGCCATCCGGGCGTCCGGGCTGGATTACACCTTTCTGCGCAACAGTTTCTACACCGACTTCTTCGCCGGTCTCGGCCTGCGGCAGGCCCGCGGCGGTGAGATCACCGCCGCGGCGGGCGAGCACGCGCTGAACACCGCGACCATCCGGGACTTCGCGCTCGCGGCCAGCGCGGCGATGACCGAGGACAGCACAGCTACCGCGCAAAACCGGGTCTACGAGCTGCGGGGTCCACTGTGGACATACCCGGAGCTGGCCGCGGCGCTGACCGCGGCCACCGGGAAGACCGTGCGCTACCGCGAGGTCAGCGATCGGGAGCTGGGACCGCTCGGCACCCTGTTCCCGATGGTGCGCGCGGACGCGCTGGCCACCCCGGCGCCCGATCTGGAGTCCCTGCTCGGCCGGCCGGCCACCACCATCGGCGCTGCGGTCGCCCGGCTGGCCGCCGCGCGCTGA
- a CDS encoding pyridoxamine 5'-phosphate oxidase family protein gives MQIDEQVDRVLTRFKIPEFVTATRDGGVNTRPMSALWMPEHNHIMLTTPAAFPQKAFNIRRDGRAALLYSDFAGSGLGDGPAVLVQGRATAPDVVALPEDIPEFWRGVFAKNPRDPAEYTAENQDGMDWYYWRLPLYLTPERITLLPRTPAGGATEPPAPGPGVDLHERVADALVRYPTATFAGRDEDGMPFAVRAEVTHTERGGELDVRPTAPGPKLTGPTNLLWHRHGGQADRMSVLLVAGTTTGSTFVPERVPGEGTVDGPLVDWQVVARENSLRYLARRNLGAPEIDWAALAGFTKG, from the coding sequence ATGCAGATCGACGAACAGGTCGACCGGGTGCTGACCCGGTTCAAGATCCCGGAGTTCGTCACCGCGACCAGGGACGGCGGAGTGAACACCCGGCCCATGTCGGCGCTCTGGATGCCCGAGCACAACCACATCATGCTCACCACCCCGGCCGCCTTCCCGCAGAAGGCGTTCAACATCCGGCGTGACGGCCGGGCCGCGCTGCTCTACTCGGACTTCGCCGGCAGCGGCCTCGGCGACGGGCCCGCGGTTTTGGTGCAGGGACGGGCGACCGCGCCGGACGTGGTCGCGCTGCCGGAGGACATCCCGGAGTTCTGGCGCGGCGTGTTCGCCAAGAACCCGCGCGACCCCGCCGAGTACACCGCGGAGAACCAGGACGGGATGGACTGGTACTACTGGCGGCTGCCGCTCTACCTCACCCCGGAGCGGATCACCCTGCTCCCCCGCACGCCGGCCGGCGGCGCCACCGAGCCACCTGCTCCCGGGCCCGGGGTCGACCTGCACGAGCGGGTCGCGGACGCACTGGTCCGCTACCCCACCGCGACCTTCGCCGGCCGCGACGAGGACGGCATGCCCTTCGCCGTGCGCGCGGAGGTCACGCACACCGAGCGCGGCGGCGAGCTCGATGTGCGGCCCACCGCACCGGGACCCAAGCTGACCGGGCCGACCAACCTGCTGTGGCACCGGCACGGCGGACAGGCCGACCGGATGAGCGTGCTGCTGGTGGCGGGCACCACCACCGGCAGCACGTTCGTGCCGGAACGCGTGCCCGGCGAAGGGACGGTCGACGGCCCGCTGGTCGACTGGCAGGTGGTGGCCAGGGAGAACTCGCTGCGCTACCTGGCCCGCCGCAACCTCGGCGCGCCCGAGATCGACTGGGCGGCGCTGGCCGGGTTCACCAAGGGCTGA
- a CDS encoding cysteine hydrolase family protein, which produces MNKALLVIDVQESFRQRPSWQLVSNPGIAEQVGKLVTAARAGGDLVIWVLHTVPGSGTVFDPDSGHVRLIDGLSAADGEPVLSKTAHNAFTTTNLQQILTSHGIGEVTICGIRTEQCCETTARIASDLGYAVTFVTDATATEPIPHRDAPEDRTPAEVLADPRTLGVAEIISRTEYALAGRFATIRTVAELTGAAAVAG; this is translated from the coding sequence GTGAACAAAGCACTTCTCGTCATCGACGTCCAAGAATCCTTCCGGCAGCGGCCGAGCTGGCAGCTGGTGTCCAACCCCGGGATCGCCGAGCAGGTCGGCAAGCTGGTGACCGCCGCACGAGCGGGCGGCGACCTGGTGATCTGGGTACTGCACACGGTGCCGGGCAGCGGCACCGTGTTCGATCCCGACTCCGGCCACGTCCGGCTGATCGACGGGCTCAGCGCCGCCGATGGCGAGCCGGTACTCAGCAAGACCGCGCACAATGCCTTCACCACAACGAACCTTCAGCAGATCCTGACCAGCCACGGGATCGGCGAGGTAACCATCTGCGGCATCCGCACCGAGCAGTGCTGCGAGACCACCGCCCGGATCGCGTCCGATCTCGGCTACGCGGTCACCTTCGTCACCGACGCGACCGCGACCGAGCCGATCCCGCACCGGGACGCGCCGGAGGACCGGACCCCGGCCGAGGTGCTGGCGGACCCGCGGACGCTCGGCGTGGCGGAGATCATCAGCCGGACCGAGTACGCGCTGGCCGGCCGGTTCGCCACCATCCGCACCGTCGCGGAGCTGACCGGGGCCGCGGCGGTCGCCGGGTAA
- a CDS encoding feruloyl-CoA synthase, producing the protein MPPIPAELFAPPRVELRRRGDGTLLLGSRDELGPHPVSVAAMLRERAAADPGHPLVAQRGPDGQWMRYGYGESVATADAIGQALLDRGLGPDRPLLVLSGNSVEHLLITLGALTVGVPVIPVSVAYSLLTEHTRVTEIAALVRPGAVFADDGARFGAVLRALRDVPAIVSVNAEPALHATLFGDLASTAVRADVERAFQRITPDSVAKILFTSGSTGSPKGVLNTHRMLCSNQRSIRQAWPFLAERRPVVADWLPWSHTFGGNHNVNLVLANGGTLYIDGGRPTPDGIALTIANVADVRPTVYFSVPAGWARLVPELERDQEFAERFFSRLDLMVNAAAALPAELRRRLDALAWRTTGRRIPVTGAWGATETAPAVTMAHYEFTDARCIGVPLPGAEVKLVPDEDAYEIRVRGPMVTPGYLRAPELTAAAFDEEGFYRSGDAVDLADPADPAAGLLFRSRISEDFKLTTGTFVRVAALRTALLSGAPVLSDAVIVGEHRCRVCALAWLDRTETEALFGADPLTPGEVVEHEELAVYLGARLRELNRGAGSAGRIERLILLGRPPELNAGEITDKGYVNQRRVLARRAAQVEQLYLDVLPPHVILPAR; encoded by the coding sequence ATGCCGCCCATCCCCGCCGAGCTGTTCGCGCCTCCGCGGGTCGAGCTGCGCCGGCGCGGTGACGGCACCCTGCTGCTCGGCTCGCGCGATGAGCTGGGGCCGCATCCGGTGAGCGTGGCCGCGATGCTGCGCGAACGGGCCGCCGCCGATCCTGGGCATCCACTGGTCGCGCAGCGCGGGCCGGACGGGCAATGGATGCGGTACGGCTACGGCGAGTCGGTCGCCACCGCGGACGCGATCGGGCAGGCGCTGCTCGACCGCGGTCTCGGCCCCGACCGGCCGCTGCTGGTGCTCTCCGGCAACTCGGTCGAGCACCTGCTGATCACGCTGGGCGCACTGACCGTCGGGGTGCCGGTGATCCCGGTCAGCGTGGCCTACTCACTGCTCACCGAGCACACCCGCGTCACCGAGATCGCCGCGCTCGTCCGGCCCGGTGCGGTGTTCGCGGACGACGGCGCCCGCTTCGGTGCGGTGCTGCGCGCGTTGCGGGACGTGCCGGCGATCGTGTCGGTGAACGCCGAGCCAGCGCTGCATGCCACGTTGTTCGGCGACCTGGCGTCCACCGCGGTGCGCGCCGACGTGGAGCGGGCGTTTCAGCGGATCACCCCGGATTCGGTGGCGAAGATCCTGTTCACCTCGGGCTCCACCGGAAGTCCCAAGGGGGTACTCAACACCCATCGCATGCTGTGCTCCAACCAGCGCTCGATCCGCCAGGCATGGCCGTTCCTCGCCGAACGGCGGCCGGTGGTGGCCGACTGGCTGCCGTGGAGCCACACCTTCGGCGGCAACCACAACGTGAACCTGGTGCTGGCCAACGGCGGCACCCTGTACATCGACGGCGGGCGCCCCACTCCGGACGGGATCGCGCTGACGATCGCGAACGTCGCGGACGTTCGGCCGACGGTGTACTTCAGCGTCCCGGCCGGCTGGGCGCGACTGGTGCCCGAGTTGGAACGCGACCAGGAGTTCGCCGAGCGCTTCTTCTCGCGGCTGGACCTGATGGTGAACGCGGCCGCCGCGCTGCCGGCCGAGCTGCGGCGCCGGCTGGACGCACTGGCCTGGCGAACGACCGGACGGCGGATTCCGGTCACCGGCGCCTGGGGCGCCACCGAAACGGCGCCCGCGGTCACCATGGCGCACTACGAGTTCACCGACGCCCGCTGCATCGGCGTGCCCCTGCCCGGCGCCGAGGTCAAGCTCGTGCCCGACGAGGACGCCTACGAGATCCGGGTGCGCGGGCCGATGGTCACCCCCGGCTACCTGCGCGCGCCGGAACTCACCGCGGCGGCCTTCGACGAAGAGGGCTTCTACCGCAGCGGTGACGCGGTGGACCTGGCCGATCCGGCCGATCCCGCCGCCGGGCTGCTCTTCCGCAGCCGGATCTCGGAGGACTTCAAGCTGACCACCGGCACGTTCGTCCGGGTGGCTGCACTGCGCACCGCGTTGTTGTCCGGGGCACCGGTGCTCTCCGACGCGGTCATCGTGGGGGAGCACCGGTGCCGGGTCTGCGCGCTGGCGTGGCTCGACCGCACCGAGACCGAGGCGCTGTTCGGTGCCGATCCGCTGACGCCCGGCGAGGTCGTCGAGCACGAGGAGCTCGCGGTCTATCTGGGGGCCAGGCTGCGCGAGCTCAACCGCGGCGCCGGGTCCGCCGGCCGGATCGAACGGCTGATCCTGCTCGGACGGCCGCCCGAACTGAATGCCGGGGAGATCACCGACAAGGGCTACGTGAACCAGCGCCGGGTGCTGGCCCGCCGGGCCGCCCAAGTCGAGCAGCTCTACCTCGACGTCCTCCCACCCCACGTCATCCTCCCCGCTCGCTAA
- a CDS encoding DUF899 domain-containing protein yields MDLPRVVSQEEWQAARDELLVKEKAQMRAGDAIAAERRRLPMVAFDKEYVFEGADGKATLLDLFDGRRQLIVYHFMMQPGSTHRCPGCSMVVDNMGHPAHVHARDTTLVVTAPAPLAESEAYRQRMGWTVPWYSAYGNDFTDDCGVGDGFGISVFIRDGERIFRSYFTSGRGAELVDTNLHYIDLTPLGRQEAWEESGHGDSTPGSWWRLHDEYAS; encoded by the coding sequence ATGGATCTTCCACGCGTCGTGTCGCAGGAGGAATGGCAGGCGGCCCGGGACGAGCTGCTGGTCAAGGAGAAAGCGCAGATGCGGGCCGGCGACGCGATCGCCGCGGAACGCCGCAGGCTGCCGATGGTCGCCTTCGACAAGGAGTACGTCTTCGAGGGCGCCGACGGCAAAGCGACCCTGCTCGACCTGTTCGACGGACGCCGCCAGCTGATCGTCTACCACTTCATGATGCAACCGGGTTCCACGCACCGTTGCCCCGGCTGTTCGATGGTGGTCGACAACATGGGCCACCCGGCACACGTGCACGCCCGCGACACCACGCTGGTGGTGACCGCGCCGGCGCCGCTGGCCGAGAGCGAGGCGTACCGGCAGCGGATGGGCTGGACGGTGCCCTGGTATTCCGCGTATGGCAACGACTTCACTGACGACTGCGGAGTCGGCGACGGCTTCGGCATCTCCGTCTTCATCCGTGACGGCGAGCGGATCTTCCGCAGCTATTTCACCTCCGGCCGGGGCGCCGAGCTGGTGGACACCAACCTGCACTACATCGACCTCACACCGCTGGGCCGGCAGGAGGCATGGGAGGAGTCCGGCCACGGCGACAGCACACCCGGCAGCTGGTGGCGGCTGCACGACGAATACGCGAGCTGA
- a CDS encoding aminotransferase class V-fold PLP-dependent enzyme — MGRIPARYLLQFDEPAGYLDFARFGPPSHAVLDTTAALLEHATKAGPSTVDELMRQEVRAKAAAARLCGSDTDHTVLLPNTSLGLFQAAFNAPGGEALVSAAEFPANTYPWARAEQAGRLRTRRMRPPRGYVTAEAVAAELTAQTSLVSVSAVDFRTGYRADLAAIREVIGDRLLVVDGIQGFGVVDAPWEVADVLVVGGQKWLRAGWGTGFAVLSDRALERMNPVISGWTGARDPGLFDDEIHPGADTAAGWSISNLSPITSGAFAAALELVEEAGVPSIEARIAERVGELEEALRSAGAEIVSATERRAGILAFTAADVPAEQIGAALAAEGIAATVRPEHVRLSPHASTSASVAEQVRAVLAGLTRPSSNGGGTAVPAGAVAETSHSVLTALVPAVSGLATMLGPGNEVVLHDLSRLPDSIIAVAGDLTSRTPGGPMTDLLLGLVRRGTTQDLTDYETHGPDGRPIRSSTLFLRDEQGVAVGCLCVNSERGVTASPLPAGGQRETFPPDVDSLQRFLIERAVGKAGIPVELMKKPHKAAVVRELDEAGFFLIKDAVDHLATELDVTRYTIYNYLNETRK; from the coding sequence GTGGGGCGGATCCCGGCGCGTTACCTGCTCCAGTTCGACGAGCCCGCCGGATACCTGGACTTCGCACGGTTCGGCCCGCCGTCGCACGCGGTGCTGGACACCACGGCCGCGCTGCTGGAGCACGCCACCAAGGCCGGGCCGTCCACAGTGGACGAGTTGATGCGGCAGGAGGTGCGGGCGAAGGCGGCCGCGGCGCGGTTGTGCGGCAGCGACACCGACCACACCGTACTGCTGCCCAACACCAGCCTCGGGCTGTTCCAGGCCGCCTTCAACGCTCCCGGCGGCGAGGCGCTGGTTTCGGCCGCGGAGTTCCCGGCCAACACCTACCCGTGGGCGAGGGCGGAACAAGCCGGGCGGCTGCGGACGCGCCGGATGCGTCCGCCACGCGGGTACGTCACCGCGGAAGCCGTCGCGGCCGAACTGACCGCGCAGACCTCGCTCGTCTCGGTGAGCGCGGTGGACTTCCGCACCGGGTACCGGGCCGATCTGGCGGCCATCCGGGAGGTGATCGGCGACCGGCTGCTGGTGGTGGACGGGATCCAGGGGTTCGGCGTGGTCGACGCGCCGTGGGAGGTGGCCGACGTACTGGTGGTCGGCGGGCAGAAATGGCTGCGTGCCGGCTGGGGGACGGGTTTCGCCGTGCTGTCGGACCGCGCGCTGGAGCGGATGAACCCGGTCATCTCCGGCTGGACAGGGGCCCGCGATCCCGGGCTGTTCGACGACGAGATCCATCCTGGTGCGGACACCGCGGCCGGCTGGTCGATCAGCAACCTCAGCCCGATCACCTCCGGCGCGTTCGCCGCCGCGCTGGAACTGGTGGAGGAGGCCGGTGTGCCGTCGATCGAGGCGCGGATCGCCGAGCGGGTCGGTGAGCTGGAAGAGGCGCTGCGGTCGGCAGGCGCGGAGATCGTGTCCGCGACCGAGAGGCGGGCGGGCATCCTGGCGTTCACCGCGGCGGACGTGCCGGCCGAGCAGATCGGCGCGGCGCTGGCCGCGGAGGGGATCGCGGCCACCGTGCGGCCGGAGCACGTCCGGCTCTCGCCGCACGCGTCCACCTCGGCCTCAGTGGCCGAGCAGGTGCGTGCCGTGCTGGCCGGGCTGACCAGGCCGTCGTCGAACGGCGGAGGTACGGCCGTGCCGGCCGGGGCCGTGGCGGAGACCTCGCACAGCGTGCTCACCGCGCTGGTTCCGGCGGTGTCCGGGCTGGCCACCATGCTCGGCCCCGGCAACGAGGTGGTGCTGCACGACCTGTCCCGGCTGCCGGACTCGATCATCGCCGTGGCCGGCGATCTGACCAGCCGCACCCCGGGCGGCCCGATGACGGACCTGCTGCTCGGCCTGGTCCGCCGGGGCACCACCCAGGACCTGACCGACTACGAGACGCACGGCCCGGACGGCAGGCCGATCCGCTCGTCCACCCTGTTCCTGCGGGACGAGCAGGGGGTGGCGGTGGGCTGCCTGTGCGTGAACAGCGAGCGCGGGGTGACGGCGTCCCCGCTGCCCGCCGGTGGGCAGCGCGAGACCTTCCCGCCGGACGTGGACAGCCTGCAGCGGTTCCTCATCGAGCGGGCGGTCGGCAAGGCCGGTATCCCGGTGGAGCTGATGAAGAAACCGCACAAGGCGGCCGTGGTGCGCGAGCTGGACGAGGCCGGTTTCTTCCTGATCAAGGACGCGGTGGACCACCTCGCGACCGAGCTCGACGTGACCCGCTACACGATCTACAACTACCTGAACGAGACCCGCAAATAG
- a CDS encoding ABC transporter substrate-binding protein codes for MPDAPPFFRGRSRARTWQAAVLGGVLALATAACGGGEDGAGGTSEPTGGASAIPDTTALLAGVQKDAQLAAALPPKVAQAGTLQLASNLQSAPNNFYAADGKTPIGYEVDLAKAIAAKLGVRVAHQDMAFGSLITSLQSGRVDLTMAAMNDTAERQQQIDFVDYFQSGITIMVRKGNPDGITGPDTLCGKAVAVVQGTSHQKFATEQSAKCGQSGQPPITVTATDSDTQNQNQLRTGRVAAILNDLPSAVYISRTAGEGKFFEVVPGQPINGGPYGIGVHKTGKELTESVRAALQALIADGTYGKILEAWGVQQGAVAQVNVNGGS; via the coding sequence ATGCCCGATGCCCCGCCCTTCTTCCGTGGCCGATCCCGGGCCCGCACCTGGCAGGCCGCCGTGCTCGGCGGTGTACTGGCGCTCGCCACCGCGGCTTGCGGCGGTGGCGAGGACGGTGCCGGCGGCACGAGCGAACCGACCGGCGGTGCGAGCGCCATCCCGGACACCACCGCGCTGCTCGCCGGGGTGCAGAAGGACGCGCAGCTCGCCGCCGCGCTGCCGCCGAAGGTCGCGCAGGCAGGCACCCTGCAGCTGGCCTCCAACCTGCAGTCCGCGCCGAACAACTTCTACGCCGCCGACGGCAAGACGCCGATCGGCTACGAGGTAGACCTGGCGAAGGCCATCGCGGCGAAGCTCGGGGTGCGGGTCGCCCACCAGGACATGGCCTTCGGCTCGCTGATCACCAGCCTGCAGTCCGGCCGGGTCGATCTGACCATGGCCGCGATGAACGACACCGCCGAACGCCAGCAGCAGATCGACTTCGTGGACTACTTCCAGTCCGGCATCACGATCATGGTGCGCAAGGGCAACCCGGACGGGATCACCGGCCCGGACACCCTGTGCGGCAAGGCGGTGGCCGTGGTGCAGGGCACCAGTCACCAGAAGTTCGCCACCGAGCAGTCCGCGAAGTGCGGCCAGTCCGGCCAGCCCCCGATCACTGTCACCGCGACCGACAGCGACACCCAGAACCAGAACCAGCTGCGCACCGGCCGGGTCGCGGCCATCCTGAACGACCTGCCCAGCGCGGTCTACATCTCGCGCACCGCCGGTGAGGGCAAGTTCTTCGAGGTGGTGCCCGGCCAGCCGATCAACGGCGGGCCCTACGGCATCGGCGTGCACAAGACGGGCAAGGAGCTGACCGAGTCCGTGCGGGCCGCGCTGCAGGCACTGATCGCGGACGGCACCTACGGCAAGATCCTCGAGGCCTGGGGTGTGCAGCAGGGTGCGGTCGCGCAGGTGAACGTCAATGGCGGAAGCTGA
- a CDS encoding amino acid ABC transporter ATP-binding protein produces MASDPEEPLLRAVGVRKRFGGTEVLRGIDLSVHKGQVVCLLGPSGAGKSTFLRCINHLETIDSGQVWVDGEPIGFRLRHGKLYELREREVARQRRDIGMVFQRFNLFAHRSVLENVVEGPTRVRGVPAAEARKSALELLDRVGLAHRADDYPGQLSGGQQQRVAIARSLAMKPKLMLFDEPTSALDPELVGEVLEVMGKLATEGMTMVVVTHEMGFAREAADQVVFMAEGAVVETGPPEQVLGSPRHERTRQFLARVL; encoded by the coding sequence ATGGCCTCTGACCCGGAGGAACCGCTGCTGCGGGCGGTCGGGGTGCGCAAGCGCTTCGGCGGCACCGAGGTGCTGCGCGGCATCGACCTGTCAGTCCACAAAGGACAGGTAGTTTGCCTGCTCGGGCCGTCCGGCGCCGGGAAGAGCACTTTTCTGCGCTGTATCAACCATCTGGAGACCATCGACAGCGGCCAGGTCTGGGTGGACGGCGAGCCGATCGGCTTCCGGCTCCGGCACGGCAAGCTGTACGAGCTGCGAGAGCGCGAAGTGGCGAGGCAGCGCCGGGACATCGGCATGGTGTTCCAGCGGTTCAACCTGTTCGCCCACCGCAGCGTGCTGGAGAACGTGGTGGAGGGGCCGACCAGGGTGCGCGGCGTGCCCGCGGCCGAGGCCAGGAAGAGCGCGCTGGAACTGCTGGACCGGGTCGGCCTGGCGCACCGCGCGGACGACTATCCCGGCCAGCTCTCCGGCGGGCAGCAGCAGCGGGTGGCGATCGCCAGGTCGCTGGCGATGAAACCGAAGCTGATGCTGTTCGACGAGCCCACCTCGGCACTGGACCCGGAACTGGTGGGTGAGGTGCTGGAGGTGATGGGCAAGCTGGCCACGGAGGGGATGACAATGGTGGTCGTGACGCACGAGATGGGTTTCGCCAGGGAGGCCGCGGACCAGGTGGTGTTCATGGCCGAGGGGGCGGTGGTGGAGACCGGTCCGCCGGAGCAGGTGCTCGGCTCGCCGCGGCACGAGCGCACCCGCCAGTTCCTGGCCAGGGTCCTGTAG